Proteins found in one Zea mays cultivar B73 chromosome 1, Zm-B73-REFERENCE-NAM-5.0, whole genome shotgun sequence genomic segment:
- the LOC103634502 gene encoding uncharacterized protein — translation MIDAAWCIVVACGVCSAPSKPGGLDDDSMDELCSCGNGGPPLPLLLSLRPPTAMGSGRASSGAQPPYCRRRGALLAAIVTHRPCRSELVAGTLSRDLLVSVLGASPKA, via the exons ATGATTGATGCAGCCTGGTGCATCGTGGTGGCATGTGGAGTCTGCTCAGCGCCCAGTAAACCAGGGGGCCTGGACGACGACTCCATGGACGAACTGTGCAGCTGCGGCAATGGAGGGCCACCGCTCCCTCTCCTCCTCAGTCTGCGCCCACCCACCGCTATGGGATCTGGTCGCGCCTCCTCTGGTGCACAGCCGCCCTATTGTCGCCGCCGCGGGGCTCTACTGGCGGCCATCGTCACCCATCGGCCATGCCGTAGCGAGCTCGTTGCCG GTACTCTTTCGAGGGACTTATTGGTGTCGGTTCTGGGGGCTTCTCCAAAGGCGTGA